One Aegilops tauschii subsp. strangulata cultivar AL8/78 chromosome 7, Aet v6.0, whole genome shotgun sequence genomic window carries:
- the LOC109751544 gene encoding NAC domain-containing protein 20-like — MAAHLHVQHQQQHLNLPAGFRFHPTDVEIITFYLVHKVLKKPFDVIVIEEVDLNKCEPWDLPNNVNMGEKDQYFFSKKDLKYPTGVRTNRATNAGYWKATGKDKEIVHPPTMSLVGMKKTLVFYKGRAPRGEKTNWIMHEYRLEMGKQHTPDLPTDIVRAASINATSKEEYVVCRIFHKSTGLKKVVMPSYSMPIPMSMGEEQQQGFLESNTLAPLMDYDVPSSLAPLPPLPAASLYQMHNFGAGASMMGSAVLPMMNNQYFENHHHQMMVAPPQSSMSFYNNQQQQMMHMSAELDFMVGVDPGSGTSSIVSHEDVLTGTSNNIQGNAGATISGEISSVNMGMDGMWNY, encoded by the exons CACCTTCTACCTAGTCCACAAGGTTCTGAAGAAACCCTTCGACGTGATAGTAATCGAGGAGGTGGATCTGAACAAATGTGAGCCATGGGATCTCCCAAATAATGTAAATATGGGGGAGAAGGACCAATACTTCTTCTCCAAGAAGGACCTCAAGTACCCCACCGGGGTACGCACCAACCGGGCCACGAACGCTGGATATTGGAAGGCCACTGGAAAGGACAAGGAGATTGTCCACCCACCGACCATGAGTCTCGTCGGCATGAAGAAGACTCTGGTCTTTTACAAGGGCAGAGCCCCCAGGGGGGAGAAGACAAACTGGATCATGCACGAGTACAGACTCGAGATGGGAAAGCAACACACACCAGACCTGCCCACCGACATCGTGAGAGCCGCCTCCATTAATGCAACTTCCAAG GAGGAGTATGTTGTTTGTAGAATCTTCCATAAGAGCACTGGACTAAAGAAGGTGGTGATGCCTTCATATTCCATGCCCATTCCCATGTCCATGGGGGAAGAGCAACAACAGGGCTTCCTCGAATCTAATACCCTAGCTCCTCTCATGGACTATGATGTGCCATCGTCATTAGCGCCACTGCCGCCGCTGCCTGCAGCTTCTTTGTACCAGATGCATAACTTCGGGGCTGGAGCCTCTATGATGGGCAGTGCGGTGCTTCCAATGATGAATAACCAATACTTTGAAAATCATCACCACCAGATGATGGTCGCCCCACCACAGTCATCAATGTCGTTCTACAACAATCAGCAGCAGCAGATGATGCATATGAGTGCAGAGCTGGACTTCATGGTCGGGGTTGATCCTGGGAGCGGCACATCATCTATAGTGTCACATGAGGATGTTCTAACTGGGACGAGCAACAACATTCAGGGAAATGCTGGTGCAACAATCTCCGGTGAGATCTCGTCGGTCAACATGGGTATGGATGGCATGTGGAACTACTGA